In Porites lutea chromosome 1, jaPorLute2.1, whole genome shotgun sequence, a single genomic region encodes these proteins:
- the LOC140951215 gene encoding cilia- and flagella-associated protein 95-like, which produces MAASHPNPLAFIPDYVERKGSLFLRSDHMDYARPTLVSNWHQAREAEPKDYDIKDYQPQKRNLHNSTYHRIGNVTDGSLPDTTSHDQMEQAVKLKSDFETRDTRRQMVDINTFNSVNFERDTGAPDRGFGSVLPRHPQDHGKRYLDTTYRVDYDSPYPYEQQKTPPPEPDRSPAWRKCHSQFTDVDDYRRHGANTWHDESGVYANSAIRGEVFKPTNPIPERLA; this is translated from the exons ATGGCCGCTTCACATCCTAACCCACTGGCTTTCATTCCCGATTATGTTGAGAGAAAGGGTTCTCTTTTCTTGCGATCTGATCACATGGATTACGCCAGACCGACACTCGTGTCTAACTG GCATCAAGCAAGGGAAGCAGAACCCAAAGATTATGATATCAAAGACTATCAACCTCAGAAGAGGAATCTGCATAATTCTACCTATCATCGCATTGGAAATGTCACAGATGGG TCTTTACCAGATACAACAAGTCATGACCAAATGGAGCAAGCAGTGAAACtaaaaagtgattttgaaaCAAGAGATACTAGACGGCAGATGGTTGACATCAATACCTTTAATAGCGTCAACTTCGAAAG AGACACTGGAGCTCCTGACAGAGGTTTTGGTAGTGTCCTCCCAAGACATCCCCAAGATCATGGAAAAAG ATACCTAGACACGACATATAGAGTGGACTATGATTCGCCGTATCCATACGAGCAACAGAAG ACCCCTCCCCCAGAGCCCGACCGATCCCCTGCCTGGCGTAAATGCCACTCACAGTTTACAGACGTTGATGATTACAGACGTCACGGAGCAAACACTTGGCATGACGAGTCTGGAGTGTATGCTAACTCTGCGATACGTGGCGAAGTCTTCAAACCTACGAACCCGATACCTGAACGGCTGGCGTAA
- the LOC140951094 gene encoding protein arginine N-methyltransferase 9-like: MQANSQYVQHFQAAKSSLRRERYGEALAHIVFLANVEPSSKDNLEEDFIVALRQWTEILEQHGELEKLMVCLQEALKLYPQSEAVLINTGAHLLKLGFTDEAASCFRRVLSVNASCVRAREYLENIANLLVERWHFRMLNDKKRNLAYKEAICKAISQGYDTVLDIGSGTGILSMFAVQGGAREVYACEMSKTMYEMGCDVLKANNMDSSVHCIQKKSTEITVGKDIPKKVSLVVTETLDCGLLGEGILSTVQHAWKHLLMPSKPSHGKPVSKVIPSGAVVYAMAIMCDDIRTQTRSKPVVSGIKMFPELTVGGEVMQKCSEGSAENICNQLEPYSTECLNNLQGGFTPLCHPFKVTEYNFNNPSSLNDDRKLHFEVLATNDGCVDAIAMWFDLQLNEEISLSTGPQSDSLCWEQAVFPVHQDTASSLCGINRVSKGDLMSIYGHLSKDCSRLYFSGAENNKEDITLQLSKDQRVDSAVKTTSLDLETEVNCKVSKDITVIPPSYLRRLNDKIFNELYDKSICDAMKSANPIFNNGGTGSHETSEHKRDVPYYVLDITYGPSLFPFFASRSKADCVLISNPHDVEWIKHILNGSNLPPVIEYGPKKLEDISKDATGRKWNVLISDIVEPSGIIRQQVVEDIVFARGCLLRPEGYQIIPMGFTMYCMCIESSFLSANCRILSQDSTLGLDIGRFVNEFQVSTQVDIDLTTLPFSAVTDHVKILDLNFMQNFDTDQGLLSMLETHSKQKVRVVKSGRIQAIPYWYVLHMDNVHSLSTYSGAYTGSHWRQAAVVLKEDMIVEAGQELLISASCVNSCIFINVNVAMD; encoded by the coding sequence ATGCAAGCCAATTCTCAGTATGTTCAACACTTCCAAGCCGCTAAGAGCTCTCTTAGAAGAGAGAGGTATGGTGAAGCTTTGGCTCATATTGTTTTCTTGGCCAATGTGGAGCCTTCGTCGAAAGATAATCTTGAGGAAGACTTCATTGTCGCTTTGCGCCAGTGGACCGAGATTCTTGAACAACACGGAGAGCTAGAAAAACTAATGGTGTGTCTACAGGAAGCTTTAAAGCTTTATCCACAAAGTGAGGCTGTTCTTATAAACACAGGAGCACACTTGCTCAAGTTGGGATTTACCGACGAAGCTGCCTCGTGTTTCAGACGAGTCTTGAGTGTAAATGCTAGCTGTGTTAGAGCCAGAGAATATCTTGAAAATATCGCCAATTTATTAGTGGAAAGATGGCATTTTAGGATGTTAAATGATAAGAAGCGAAATTTAGCTTACAAAGAGGCCATCTGCAAGGCAATTTCCCAAGGATATGACACTGTTCTAGACATTGGAAGTGGCACTGGTATTCTGAGCATGTTTGCTGTCCAGGGGGGAGCTAGAGAGGTTTATGCATGTGAAATGTCCAAGACCATGTATGAAATGGGCTGTGATGTATTGAAAGCAAATAACATGGATAGTTCAGTCCACTGTATTCAAAAGAAGTCAACAGAGATAACTGTTGGTAAGGATATTCCCAAGAAAGTTTCTCTTGTGGTGACTGAGACATTAGACTGTGGGCTTCTTGGTGAGGGAATTCTTTCTACTGTCCAGCATGCGTGGAAACATTTACTTATGCCTTCTAAACCCTCCCATGGGAAGCCAGTATCAAAGGTCATCCCTAGTGGAGCTGTTGTTTATGCTATGGCAATTATGTGCGATGATATCAGAACTCAAACCAGAAGCAAACCAGTTGTGAGTGGAATAAAAATGTTTCCTGAGCTAACTGTGGGAGGTGAAGTAATGCAAAAATGTTCAGAAGGGTCTGCCGAAAATATATGCAATCAGCTGGAGCCATATAGCACTGAATGCTTAAACAATCTACAAGGTGGATTTACTCCTCTTTGTCATCCTTTTAAAGTTACTGAATATAATTTTAATAATCCAAGTAGCTTGAATGATGACAGAAAATTGCATTTTGAAGTCCTTGCGACCAATGATGGTTGTGTTGATGCTATTGCAATGTGGTTTGATCTACAATTAAATGAAGAAATATCCCTTTCCACTGGACCTCAGAGTGATTCTCTTTGCTGGGAACAAGCAGTTTTTCCAGTGCATCAAGACACTGCTAGTAGTTTATGTGGCATTAATAGAGTTTCAAAGGGAGACTTGATGTCTATTTATGGACATCTTTCCAAAGATTGTTCGAGATTGTACTTCAGTGGTGCTGAAAACAACAAGGAAGACATCACCTTGCAATTATCAAAGGATCAAAGAGTTGATTCGGCTGTAAAGACAACTTCTTTGGATCTTGAAACTGAAGTTAACTGCAAAGTAAGTAAAGATATTACTGTCATCCCACCATCTTATTTGAGGCGATTGAATGACAAAATCTTCAATGAACTTTATGACAAATCGATCTGTGATGCTATGAAGTCTGCAAATCCTATCTTCAACAATGGTGGAACTGGATCACATGAAACATCTGAACATAAAAGAGACGTCCCATATTATGTTCTGGACATCACATATGGTCCTTCCCTGTTTCCATTCTTTGCCTCTAGAAGCAAAGCAGATTGTGTGCTGATCTCAAATCCACATGATGTAGAATGGATCAAACACATTTTAAATGGAAGCAATTTGCCACCTGTTATTGAGTATGGtccaaagaaacttgaagacaTTTCCAAAGATGCAACCGGAAGAAAGTGGAATGTTCTTATCAGTGACATTGTTGAACCATCAGGAATTATTCGTCAGCAAGTGGTAGAAGATATTGTCTTTGCCAGAGGATGTCTATTGAGACCGGAGGGGTATCAAATTATTCCCATGGGCTTCACTATGTATTGTATGTGCATTGAATCTTCTTTTTTGTCTGCCAATTGCCGAATCCTCAGCCAAGACAGTACACTGGGACTTGACATTGGAAGGTTTGTCAATGAGTTTCAAGTATCTACTCAAGTAGATATTGACTTGACAACCCTACCATTTTCAGCAGTCACAGACCATGTCAAAATTCTTGACTTAAATTTCATGCAGAACTTTGACACTGATCAAGGATTGCTTTCAATGCTTGAAACTCACTCAAAGCAGAAGGTCAGAGTTGTTAAATCTGGTAGAATCCAAGCTATCCCCTACTGGTATGTGTTGCACATGGACAATGTCCATTCACTGTCTACATACAGTGGGGCCTACACTGGATCACACTGGAGGCAAGCTGCTGTTGTTTTAAAAGAAGACATGATTGTGGAGGCTGGCCAAGAACTTTTAATTTCAGCTTCATGTGTAAATAGCTGTATTTTCATCAATGTAAATGTAGCTATGGATTAA
- the LOC140951138 gene encoding alanine--glyoxylate aminotransferase-like isoform X1: protein MSVAKLARILSVAARGPLRFQARALSSLSATATKMADWETKIPAPPQLLAPLTVPTKYLFGPGPSNPNMRIYNATAMSLLGHMQADFYKVMDEAKAGLQYVFQTNNRYTLAITGAGHAAMEASIMNIVERGEPILVCVNGMWGNRAREIAERQGCDVRVLEKPPGGYFTYEEIKEGLEKHKPVALFVVHSESSSGICQPLDGFGPLCHEHDCLLIVDTVASLGGTPFFTDDWELDVVYSGSQKCLGAPPGVAPITFSPRAMAKVNGRKTKVPSFYLDMTELGNYWGCDDGPRRYHHTAAINLVYALRESLAILAEEGLENSWRRHHDTIEHFWAGLEKMGLEMFVADKALRLPTVTSIKIPEGFPDWKAVPDYLMKKYKLEIVGGMGPTVGMVWRVGFMGHNSYPENVDLFLRLFKEAIESVHAGRPKSQL, encoded by the exons ATGAGCGTTGCGAAATTAGCACGTATTCTCAGCGTTGCGGCTCGCGGCCCCCTTCGTTTCCAAGCGAGGGCCCTTTCGTCGCTTTCGGCAACAgcaaccaagatggcggactGGGAGACAAAGATCCCCGCTCCACCTCAGTTACTGGCACCACTTACGGTCCCCACAAAATATCTCTTTGGTCCCGGCCCGTCAAATCCTAACATGAGGATTTATAACGCTACAGCAATGTCCCTTTTGGGTCATATGCAAGCAGATTTCTACAAAGTAATGGACGAAGCGAAAGCAGGTCTTCAATACGTGTTTCAGACAAACAACCGGTATACACTTGCTATCACTGGAGCAGGGCACGCGGCAATGGAAGCTTCTATCATGAACATCGTAGAACGAGGGGAACCAATTCTTGTGTGTGTTAATGGAATGTGGGGAAATAGGGCACGTGAAATTGCGGAAAGGCAAG GATGCGATGTCAGAGTTCTTGAAAAGCCACCGGGTGGATATTTTACTTATGAAGAGATAAAAGAG ggTCTTGAAAAGCACAAGCCTGTAGCTCTTTTTGTTGTTCACAGTGAATCTTCTTCTGGAATTTGTCAACCACTGGATGGCTTTGGACCTCTTTGTCATGA GCATGACTGCTTGTTAATTGTAGACACTGTCGCATCTCTTGGTGGAACACCTTTCTTCACTGATGATTGGGAACTTGATGTTGTGTATTCAGGTTCTCAGAAGTGTCTAGGTGCACCGCCAGGTGTCGCCCCCATAACCTTCAGTCCTAGAGCTAT GGCTAAGGTGAATGGTCGTAAAACCAAAGTGCCATCATTTTACCTGGATATGACTGAACTGGGCAACTACTGGGGATGTGATGATGGACCAAGAAG aTACCACCACACAGCTGCAATTAACCTGGTTTATGCCTTAAGAGAAAGCCTTGCTATTCTGGCAGAGGAG GGACTAGAAAATTCCTGGAGGCGGCATCATGACACCATTGAACATTTCTGGGCGGGGCTTGAGAAGATGGGGTTGGAGATGTTTGTGGCGGACAAG GCTCTTCGTCTTCCAACAGTAACAAGCATTAAGATCCCTGAAGGATTTCCAGACTGGAAAGCTGTCCCAGATTATCTGATGAAGAA GTACAAGCTTGAAATTGTAGGTGGTATGGGTCCAACAGTAGGAATG GTGTGGCGTGTAGGATTCATGGGACACAATTCCTACCCAGAGAACGTGGATTTATTCTTACGACTGTTTAAAGAAGCGATAGAATCTGTGCACGCTGGACGTCCCAAATCTCAGCTTTAA
- the LOC140951138 gene encoding alanine--glyoxylate aminotransferase-like isoform X2, which yields MSVAKLARILSVAARGPLRFQARALSSLSATATKMADWETKIPAPPQLLAPLTVPTKYLFGPGPSNPNMRIYNATAMSLLGHMQADFYKVMDEAKAGLQYVFQTNNRYTLAITGAGHAAMEASIMNIVERGEPILVCVNGMWGNRAREIAERQGCDVRVLEKPPGGYFTYEEIKEGLEKHKPVALFVVHSESSSGICQPLDGFGPLCHEHDCLLIVDTVASLGGTPFFTDDWELDVVYSGSQKCLGAPPGVAPITFSPRAMAKVNGRKTKVPSFYLDMTELGNYWGCDDGPRRYHHTAAINLVYALRESLAILAEEGLENSWRRHHDTIEHFWAGLEKMGLEMFVADKALRLPTVTSIKIPEGFPDWKAVPDYLMKKCGV from the exons ATGAGCGTTGCGAAATTAGCACGTATTCTCAGCGTTGCGGCTCGCGGCCCCCTTCGTTTCCAAGCGAGGGCCCTTTCGTCGCTTTCGGCAACAgcaaccaagatggcggactGGGAGACAAAGATCCCCGCTCCACCTCAGTTACTGGCACCACTTACGGTCCCCACAAAATATCTCTTTGGTCCCGGCCCGTCAAATCCTAACATGAGGATTTATAACGCTACAGCAATGTCCCTTTTGGGTCATATGCAAGCAGATTTCTACAAAGTAATGGACGAAGCGAAAGCAGGTCTTCAATACGTGTTTCAGACAAACAACCGGTATACACTTGCTATCACTGGAGCAGGGCACGCGGCAATGGAAGCTTCTATCATGAACATCGTAGAACGAGGGGAACCAATTCTTGTGTGTGTTAATGGAATGTGGGGAAATAGGGCACGTGAAATTGCGGAAAGGCAAG GATGCGATGTCAGAGTTCTTGAAAAGCCACCGGGTGGATATTTTACTTATGAAGAGATAAAAGAG ggTCTTGAAAAGCACAAGCCTGTAGCTCTTTTTGTTGTTCACAGTGAATCTTCTTCTGGAATTTGTCAACCACTGGATGGCTTTGGACCTCTTTGTCATGA GCATGACTGCTTGTTAATTGTAGACACTGTCGCATCTCTTGGTGGAACACCTTTCTTCACTGATGATTGGGAACTTGATGTTGTGTATTCAGGTTCTCAGAAGTGTCTAGGTGCACCGCCAGGTGTCGCCCCCATAACCTTCAGTCCTAGAGCTAT GGCTAAGGTGAATGGTCGTAAAACCAAAGTGCCATCATTTTACCTGGATATGACTGAACTGGGCAACTACTGGGGATGTGATGATGGACCAAGAAG aTACCACCACACAGCTGCAATTAACCTGGTTTATGCCTTAAGAGAAAGCCTTGCTATTCTGGCAGAGGAG GGACTAGAAAATTCCTGGAGGCGGCATCATGACACCATTGAACATTTCTGGGCGGGGCTTGAGAAGATGGGGTTGGAGATGTTTGTGGCGGACAAG GCTCTTCGTCTTCCAACAGTAACAAGCATTAAGATCCCTGAAGGATTTCCAGACTGGAAAGCTGTCCCAGATTATCTGATGAAGAA GTGTGGCGTGTAG